The Vicia villosa cultivar HV-30 ecotype Madison, WI linkage group LG1, Vvil1.0, whole genome shotgun sequence genome includes a region encoding these proteins:
- the LOC131611900 gene encoding VAN3-binding protein-like — protein MDKTRPDFYKPNSHHCSIFRPPETPREPMEFLSRSWSVSAQEISKALNASPSNTTIPENITGESQESPSLNPFSFASSETSQMIMERIMSQSEDVSVSVSVSPRTSGRLSHSSGPLTDSSPVSPSEIDDIKYGRANNSGVSLNGYLRPPGGGGGKTVGRWLKDRKEKKKEEARAHNAQLHAAVSVAAVAAAVAAIAAATAATSGSGDDEQIAKTDSAVASAATLVAAQCVEAAESLGADREHLAAVVASAVNVRSAGDIMTLTAAAATALRGAATLKARALKEVWNIAAVIPVERNLGGSGGSNGGSNSSFSGELVPEENFLGICNRELLARGCELLKRTRKGDLHWKVVSVYINRMNQVTLKMKSRHVAGTITKKKKNVVVELIKDMPAWPGRHLLQGGENRRYFGLKTLMRGVVEFECMNQREYDVWTQGVSRLLSIAAEKNNRNRF, from the exons ATGGATAAAACCCGACCCGATTTCTACAAACCCAACTCCCACCACTGCTCCATTTTCCGTCCACCGGAAACACCACGTGAACCAATGGAGTTTCTCTCCCGTTCATGGAGCGTCTCCGCTCAAGAAATCTCCAAAGCTCTCAATGCTTCtccctcaaataccaccataccGGAAAACATCACCGGAGAATCCCAAGAGTCACCTTCCTTAAATCCGTTCTCCTTTGCCTCCTCAGAAACATCTCAAATGATAATGGAACGTATCATGTCACAATCC GAAGATGTTTCTGTGTCTGTATCTGTTTCTCCTCGAACCTCAGGGAGACTCTCTCATAGTAGCGGACCTTTAACCGATAGTTCACCGGTTTCACCTTCTGAAATCGACGATATCAAG TACGGCCGTGCCAATAATTCCGGTGTGAGTTTGAATGGTTATTTGAGGCCTCCGGGCGGCGGTGGTGGGAAGACGGTTGGAAGGTGGTTGAAGGAtaggaaggagaagaagaaagaagaagcgAGGGCCCATAATGCTCAGCTTCATGCTGCGGTTTCCGTGGCTGCTGTTGCCGCTGCGGTTGCTGCTATTGCAGCCGCCACCGCTGCCACCTCTGGCTCTGGCGATGACGAGCAGATTGCGAAGACAGACTCGGCTGTAGCGTCTGCAGCAACGTTGGTTGCGGCTCAATGCGTTGAAGCGGCCGAGTCTCTGGGGGCGGACAGGGAACATCTTGCAGCCGTGGTTGCCTCTGCGGTGAATGTTAGATCGGCTGGTGATATCATGACATTAACAGCTGCTGCGGCAACAG CATTGCGTGGGGCTGCGACCTTGAAAGCAAGGGCTTTGAAGGAAGTTTGGAATATTGCAGCAGTGATTCCGGTGGAGAGAAATTTGGGGGGTTCTGGTGGTAGTAATGGAGGTTCGAATAGTAGCTTCAGCGGCGAGcttgttccagaagagaatttttTGGGTATATGCAATAGAGAATTACTTGCCAGGGGTTGTGAGCTTCTTAAGCGTACAAGGAAAG GTGATCTTCACTGGAAAGTTGTATCTGTATATATAAACCGAATGAATCAG GTTACTCTAAAAATGAAGAGTAGGCACGTTGCTGGGACCataaccaaaaagaaaaaga ATGTGGTGGTTGAACTAATCAAAGATATGCCTGCTTGGCCGGGGCGCCACTTGCTACAAGGCGGTGAGAATCGTCGTTACTTTGGGTTGAAAACACTAATGCGCGGTGTCGTTGAATTCGAATGCATGAATCAAAGAGAATATGATGTGTGGACTCAAGGTGTTTCAAGGCTTCTTTCTATTGCTGCTGAGAAGAACAACAGAAATAGATTTTAA